The region AAAACTAATGATGAAATCTGGCGTTCCCCGCCCACGCTCTGGCCCGAGGTTCCGCTGTGGGGCAACTTCGCCGCTGCCTGGAACGAAGCGCCGTTCGCCAGATATATGGGTAACAGTATCTTTGTCGCTGTCTCCATTGTCCTCCTGCAGACGATCAATTCCGGGATGATGGCTTATGCGCTGACGCATATGAAATTCCGCCTGAAGGGCGTTTTTGCCGGAGTGATTCTGTTCGGTTATATGGTTCCTGCAACGGCAGTCTACCTGCCAGGCTATCTGGTCCTCTCTGAGCTGCACTTGCTGAACTCCTATGCGGGCCTGATTCTCTCCAACTGTGTGAGTATCTTTTCGATCTTCCTGATCAGACAGGCCTTCCTTCAAGTCTCGCATGAGCTGGTGGAGGCCGGTGAAGTGGACGGTGCCTCGCATATGCGGATTCTCTGGACGATTCTTGTGCCGGTCACAAGATCCTCATTCGCCGTACTGGCGCTGATTACCTTCATTGACCAGTACAATAATTACTTCTGGCCGATGCTCATTACGAAGGACCCCAGCCTGCAGCTGGTCTCGGCCGGTCTGCGCAGCTTCTTCGTGGAAGGAGGTGCTTACGGACTGAAATGGCCGCTCATCATGGCCGCCAGCGCCTTCACGATTGCCCCGCTGCTGCTAGTCTTCCTGCTAGCGCAGAAAACGATAATGCAAAGTGTCAACATGACCGCAGGCTCAAGCAAAGGCTAAAACCTAAACTTCAATATCCAAGAGGAGAATGATGATGAACGTATTCAAAAGGTTGTCCGCAGTATCCCTGATCGCCGGACTTTCCGTACTCACCGCTTGCGGCGGAAATGCCGCTCCCGGCAATGCATCCACTGCGGACGGCGCAGCCGCGGCAGTCCCTGCTGCCAATGCCGCTCCGGCAGGAGGCGCACCGGTCACGATTGAATTCTGGTATGGGCTCGGTGGCAAGCTGGGTGAAAATATGGAATCGCTCATTCAGAAATTCAACGCCTCCCAGCAGGAGGTTGTTGTCAAGGGGATCGTGCAGGGAGATTATACAGAGACCGAACAGAAGCTTCAGGCAGCGATTGCTGCCGGGCAGGTCCCGGCGGTGGTCCTCTCCTCCAACATCGCTTGGGCGCGCAAGGGTTATTACGCCCCGATGGATGAGCTGATTGCCAAGCAGCCGGACTTCAATAAAGAGGATTTCGTCCAGACCTTCCTGAATCAGGGCCAGGTGGACGGCAAGCAATATTTCCTCCCGATGTATGGATCGACCCAGGTGATGTACTACCGTAAGGATGCTTTTGCGAAAAGCGGCATAGATGCCAGCCAGATTAAGACCTGGGAAGACCTCGCTGCGGCCGCGAAAAAGATGACCGTCTCCGAAGGCGGCAAAACCACCTTCTACGGCTGGGAACCGATGTGGGGCTCCGGCAATATGATTGATGCCGCTCTCAGCAAAGGAGGCAGTATTCTTAGTGAGGACGGCACCAGGGTCACGATTGATTCCCCGGAGTGGATCGACACCTGGGAGTTCTTCCGTAAGTCGATTCATGACGACAAGATCATGCGCATCCACTCCGGCGGGCAAGGCTGGGAGTACTGGTACAAGACGATTGACGATGTGATGAAAGGCCAGGCGGCCGGATACACCGGCTCCAGCGGCGACCAGGGCGACCTTGATTTCAGCGTCGTCTCCGCTATGGAGCAACCGGGCTGGGCCGGAGCCGGCGAAGGCAAACCTGTCGCCGGGGCGAGTATGGCCGGTATTCCTGCCCAAGCCGGAGACGCCGAGAAGCAGGCAGCGATGAAATGGCTGACCTACTTTACAAGCTCCGAGAATACTGCGTTCTGGTCCATCCAGACCGGATATATTAGCGTCCGCCAGTCAGCGCTGCAAGATCCGGCCTTCGTCGCCTTCAGTGAGAGCAACCCGCAGATCAAGATTCCATTGCAGCAGGCGGCTCATGCTTCCGCTCCCTTCCAGGACCCGACAGGCGGCAAGATTAACGATGCGCTGAAGATCGCTGCGGATAAGGTACAGATTGAGAATATTCCGGCAGCCGACGCGCTGAAGGAAGCACAACAGACGGCTCAGGCCGCACTGGATAAGCTGAAATAGAACGGCTGAATACATTTCTATTAATGAAGGGGGACGCTGCATGATCGAGCTTAATACTCCGCAAGGAGACTATCCTGTATCGGCTATCCTGTTCGACAAGGATGGAACATTGCTGCAGTTCGTATCTCTCTGGGGAAGCTGGGGCGAGTGCTTCCTGGACCAGTTCGCCCGGGGGCTTGAACAGCGCGGCTTGAGCTTCCCTGAGCAGCACCGGTCCTCCCTGCTGGGAACGGTACATGATGCCGCAGGGAAGATCACCGATTACGACCGTAACGGCCCGCTCGCCATGGGCACGATGAACGATCTGTATGCCATTCTGTCCTGGCAGGGCTATACTCTTGGCCTATCCTGGGCCGAAGCGGTCGAACTGGTGGACTCCTGCCGGAATGGAGCGGATGTGATGCTGGAGCAGAGCCGTCCGGTCCGCCCGCTCCCCGGGCTGGTGCCCTTTCTGGACGCTTGCGCAGCCCAGGGCATACCTATGGCCGTAGTGACTGCCGATGAAACTGCGGCAGCAGAGAGTCATCTGCGATGGCTGGGCATCCGCCAGTATTTCACCGCCGTGATCGGCACCGATCAGGTGGAGCGGGGCAAACCCTTCCCCGACATGGCACTGCTTGCCTGCGGGCGGCTGGGGGTATCTCCGGCTGAAGCCGCCGTGATCGGCGATACGAACGGAGATATGCGGATGGCTGCGGCTGCGGGCGCTGCCGCAGCTATTGGGATTGCCGGCGGAGTCACCGCCGGGCTCACGGCTTCCGCTGCGGCGGAAGGACCGGCCGCACATGCGGGCGGGATCGGGCAGGCGGCGAGCCGGGTTAGCGCGGCGGCAGATGCTGCTGCAAGCGGGTCGGGTGATGCGCACGGAGCGGCTGATGCGGGCCGAAGCGGGCTGGCGGCAGCCATGCAGGCTGCCGGGACTCTTTTGCCGGATGCAGATTGTGTGATTTCGTCTTATTCGGAGCTTAGCGTACGAAGGATGGCACGATGAAGGCCGAAGGGGCCTTGGCCTGGGTATTTCTTGCCTTGGCTATTGTCTTCGAGCTGTCTGGAACGGTCTCCATGAAGCTGTCTCATGGCCTCACCCGGCCCTGGCCCTCTGTGCTAATGTTCCTGTTCTACGGGATCAGCTTCACCTCGCTGAGTATCGCACTCACCTCCATCAAGGTTGGAGTCGCTTATGCCGTATGGTCCGGTGCGGGTATCCTCTTGATTTCGCTGGCGGGGGTCTTATTTTTCGAAGAGCGGCTATCGGGTTCCTCCCTCCTGTGGGTAACTGTGATTGTAGCCGGAATTGTCGGATTGAACATTAGCGCCAAGGGGCATTAATCTATCGAAGAAAATATTTCAAGGAGGCTTCGCTTGCCTATGAATACATCCGCCACAACCGGCGTTACTGAACCGCTGTTGACGTTCCAGATTATTACCGACACCCATGTCACGGCTGATCCCGAGCATGAGTACAACCAGAACTTCGGACGGGCATTGCAGGATTTGGCCTTACACGCACAAGGCAGCAGCGGCATCATGCATATTGGAGATATTACGAACAATGGCTTCCCGGAGGAGTACGAGGAGGTCCAGCGTATTCTTGAACAGCATCAGGCTTCACTGCCGCAGATTCGTTACACCCTAGGCAACCATGACGTCGGCCTCGGCCACTGGGAATCCCGGCTTGCGATGTATACTTCCCGCATGGGCATGCCAGGTCCTTATCATGATCACTGGATCGGCGGGTATCATTTCATCTTCCTGGGTACTGAGGAAGGGCTGCAGACATTCTGCAATTTATCCGACGGGCAGCTCCAGTGGCTGGACCGGAAGCTTGGGGAACGCGCACCGGACAAACCAGAGGCTAACAGTTATTTGCAGCCGCACACGGAGCAGGCATCTCTGCCGGATCAGCCCGTCTTCCTCTTCCTGCACCAGCCGCTGAAGGATACAGTAGCCGGTTCACTGGAATCTCAGGAATGGTACGGAGTCACTCAGGATCAGGAGCTGCGTACTATTCTGTCGCGGCACCCGCAGACCCTGCTGTTCACCGGGCATACCCACTGGGAGCTGGAGGTCGGCAATACCATGTATCCCGGCAACGGACAGACAGCAACGATGTTCAATGCTGCTTCTGTAGCCTACCTCTGGACGGATGCGGATGAACACAAGAACGGCAGCCAGGGCTATTATATAGAAGTCTATGCTGATAAAGTGCTTGTGCGGGGACGGGATTTCACTACGGGCACCTGGATTGAAGCGGCGCAATATGAGGTAGCCTATCCCGTTAGCGCTCTACGGTAAGTTAGGGAATTATTGAAGTTCCACTCACAATAAAAAGCTGCCCCAAGCAGCCATTTCATGGCTTTTGGGACAGCTTTTTCATCTGCTTCGATGCAGGAGTCAATCCGTGTATCTACTATTTAAAAGCAGGCAGCGCAATGTCCGCGTAATTATCCTCCAGGAACTTCTTCACTTCCGGGCCGCTGATCGCCTTGGCCAGCTTCTGGATGGCCTCGGAATCCTTGTTGTCCTCACGGGCAACGAGGGTAATGGTGAAGGCTGAATCTTCACGCTCGGTGATCAGCGCATCCTTCTTCGGAGTCAGACCCAGCGGGCTCGCGTAGGCCGGCGTCATCGCTACCAGATCCGCATCATCCAGCATCCGGGCCAGCATCAGCAGATCGACCTCCTCGAACTTATAGTTCTTCGGATTGGCGGTAATATCGGCTTGCGTAGCCTGAATTCCTATGCCATCCTTCAGCGTAATCAATCCGGCATCTGCGAACATTTGCAGGGAGCGCCCAATGTTGGACGGATCATTCGCCATCACGAGCGTTGCCCCCTCCGGCAGATCGGCAATGTTCTTGAAGCGTTTGGAGTACCCGCCGTAGATGGCATCATACACAGGCTGAACGGGCACCAGCTTTGCGCCTTTACTGGCATTGAACTGCTCCATGTAAGGGACATGCTGGAAGAAGTTCGCGTCCACCTCTTTGTTCGCCAGCGCTTCATTCGGCTGCACGTTATCGGACAGTACGACAACCTCCATATCCACGCCTTCTTCCTTCAGAATCGGCTTCACGATATCGAGAATATCTGTCATTGGCGGAATCAGCGAGGCTACCTTGATCTTCACAGGCCCGGTGCTGGTTGCCGCCGGTGTCTCTTCCGCTTCTTTGTTGTTGCCGCAGCCTGCAAGTGCAAGCGTCATTACAAGCAGTACCAGTGCAAACGTGGTGGTCATTCTTTTTCCTGTTCTTTTCATGATCTCTCTTATGCCCCCATTATTGTATAGTATTCTAGCGTTTGTCGAGCAGTCTGGCTATCGTGCTTCCCGTGAATTGAATGAGCTGCACCAGTACAATCATCACAAGAATGGCGTAGATCATCACTTCAGTCTCGAAGCGCTGATACCCGTAACGGATGGCGAAATCGCCCACGCCGCCGCCGCCGACAACCCCCATTACGGTTGAAAAAGAAATGAAGCTGATCGTAGATGCAGTAAGTCCCAGCACCAGCCCTGAACGGGCCTCTACATAGAGAAACTTGAAGATCATTCCCGGCTTCGAGGCCCCCATCGACAATGCCGCCTCAATCGTTCCGCGCGGAACCTCCAGCAGGGACTGCTCCACCAGCCGTGAGTAATACGCAATGGCAACGATGGACAGCGGCACCGTGGCCGCCAGTGTACCGATCGCCGTACCCACAACCAGACGGGTGAACGGAATCAGCGCCACCACCAGCAGCAGGAACGGAAAGGAACGGACGACATTGACGATGCTATTGAGCACTAGAGACAGTCCTCTATTCTCATATAACTGGCCTTTGCGGCAAAAATACAGCAGCGTCCCCAGCGGAAGGCCCAGCAGCAGCGCAGCGCCTATGGAAATACCGACCATGACAAAGGTCTCTCCAATAGACTGCCACATCTGATCCTGGTATTTCAGCATGCTCTCAAACATCGGCGGCCCCCGTTCTGCCGGTGATCCGCTCCCGGAAGGAGCCTGAATGAGTTCCCGGCGGAAGGAAGCCGCCCTCCCCACGGGAGAAGGAATCTACGATCCGTCCGCCCTCCATGACAGATACCTCGGAACAGATGCTCCGCACGACATCCAGTTCATGGGTAACGATCACAATCGTTACGCCCATGGAAGCATTGATATGGCGCAGCACCTCCAGAATATCTGCCGTGGTGCCTGGATCAAGCGCAGAGGTCGGCTCATCGCACAGCAGCAGCTTCGGACTGTTAGCCAGTGCGCGGGCAATCGCTACCCGCTGACGCTGTCCGCCGCTGAGCTGGGCCGGATATTGCCCGGCTTTGTCCGCCAGGCCGACGAATTGCAGACATTCCTCCACCCGCTTCATCCGCCCTGCACGCGGCACTCCGGCAAGCTCAAGAGAGATCGCCACATTCCGGCTGACAGTGGCATTGCCGATCAGATTGAAATGCTGAAAGATCATCCCGATTCTCTGCCGCTGCCGGCGCAGCTCCTTGTCCGGCAGCTCCGTAAGCCGTTGCCCGTCAACCGTAACCATTCCTGCATCGGGCCGCTCCAGCAGATTGATCAGCCGCAGGAGCGTGGATTTGCCCGCGCCGCTTGCGCCAATAATACCGTGAATGGCACCCGCCTGCACTTCAAGCGATACCTGATCGACAGCCTTATAAGGGCCATCCTTCAGAGTGAAGCTCTTGCTAACCTGACTCAGCGAAAGAATATGAAGCCCTCCTTTACAGACTGCCTTAACGTACTCTCTGAACCTCAGGGCATATTGTACTATAATTATTTAAAATCTGTTTCATTAAAAATCTCTTTAAATAATAAGGTATTTCTTCCGCTGTGTCATCATTTATTTCAAAATGATTGCTAAGTTCTTGGAAGAGCAGAGCATTATAAGGATGCTCGTGGCTCTATGGGATTATTCAATGGAAGCAGGATAGTTAGCACAAAAAGGGGTGCGGCCCCTGATAGGACTGCACCCCTTTTGCTATTTTGCATGGACAAGTCTATTTGCTCTGAACGCTTATTCCTTCACACTACCGACATTGAGACCCACTACGAAATACTTCTGCATGAACGGATACACCAGCAGTATAGGTACGGAGGCGACTACTGTGATAGCTGCCCGGATCGAGATCGGCGTGACCATTGCCCGGGCTGAATTCTGATCCATCCCCACCCCGTTGGTTACGGTAGGGTTCCCGTTGGAGTTCATCGTTGAAGACAGCAGCTTCATCAGCTCATACTGCAGTGTACTGAGATGTTGCTTGGAGGAGGTGTAGATGAAAGCGTCGAACCAGGCATTCCAGGCTCCGACCGCCACGAACAGCGCAATCGTCGCGAGCACCGGTTTACAGAGCGGGAAGACGACCCGCATGAAGATTTTGAAATCCCCGGCGCCGTCAATTCTGGCCGATTCCATCAGACTCTCCGGTATCGTACCGATGTAGGTGCGGATGACGATCATGTTAAATGCACTGATCATCGATGGAATAACGTAGACCCAGAAGCTGTTCAACATGCCCAGGTCCTTAATCAGGAAGTAGTTCGGGATCAGACCTGCGCTGAAATACATCGTCAGCACGAAGATTACCGTAATAAACTTACGGAATACATACTCCCTGCGGCTTAAGGTATAAGCCAGCATGGTGGTCAGAAAAATATTAAGCAATGTAGAAACCACTGTACGGGCCACTGAGATCAGGAAAGCATCAAAAATCGTTCCGGTGGCAAAAATCGCCTTGTAATTCTGAAAGGTCCACTGTCTTGGCCATAAGTAAATGCCGCCGCGGATCGTATCATTTCCTTCATTAAATGAAACAGCAATCGTATTGATGAATGGATATAAAGTCACAACCACCAGACAGACCATGAAGACCGTATTGAAGGAAGTGAACAAAAACGGTTCAAGTCTGCCGGTGCCCAGGTTTCTTTTCGCCGTAAAGCCTGCTTGTTGCCCAGGGGTAATCTGCCGGTTATCCGCCATTATAACAACCTCTCTTCCCCAAGCCGCTTGGAAATCCCGTTAGCCATAAGCAGCAATGTCACGCTGACCACCGTTTTGAAAATCCCGCCAGCGGTTGCGAGTGAATAATTCCCTTGTGCAAGTCCGTATTTAAGCACGAAAATATCTATCGTTTCGGCCCAGTCTACTACCAGTCCGTTGCCGAGCAGGTACTGAACTTCAAAGCCTGCTTCCAGCACATGTCCTATGGACATAATCATCAGAATAACAATGGTTGCCTTGATCCCGGGCAGGGTTACATGCATCATTTTCTTGTAACGGTTCGCACCGTCAATCTCCGCCGCCTCATACAGGGCAGGGTCAATGGAAGCGATGGCGGCCAGATAGATAATGGTATTCCAGCCCACTTCCTTCCACACATGCGAAGCCCCTACGATTCCCCAGAAATACTTGCCTTCACTAAGCCACAGAATCGGCTCTTTAATCAGATGCAGCTTCATCAGAACGATATTTACAATCCCGTCATTGATGGACAGCGAGGTGGCCACAATACCGGTAACGATTATCCATGATAGGAAATGGGGCAGATAGGAGATCGTCTGCACGGTTCTTTTCCAGAATACTTTCTTAATCTCGTTAAGCAGCAGCGCCAGCACGATGGCTGTCACGAAGCCGAGGATCAGATTGATAACCCCCATAGCCAGAGTATTGCGCAGGACACGAATGAAGTTATCATCGGTGAACAAAAACTTGAACTGCTTCAGTCCCACCCATTCCTGCTCGCCGAAGGACTTGGCCGGTCTGTAGTTCTGGAACGCCATGGTCCAGCCCCATACAGGAACGTAGGCAAAAAGGATAATGTAGAGCATTAAAGGCACAGACATCCAGATCAGCTGATTCTGATTCTTAATTACGCGCCAGGTAATCGGCTGCTTTTTCCTCTTGTTCTTCTTCGGACGCCGGACGCCAGTATCTATTTCTAAGGTCTCATCCATATTCGTTGTCTCCTACTCCATCAAATTAATGGAAGGCGGAAGGCCGTCAAGCGGCCTTCCACCTTCTAAAACCCGGTACCAGACCTTACGTTATTTACTCCAGTTCTCGATTCTCCACTTAATC is a window of Paenibacillus sp. FSL H3-0469 DNA encoding:
- a CDS encoding carbohydrate ABC transporter permease, which produces MTIFSRISGLVRQVFFAALALLMAFPFYWMVTSALKTNDEIWRSPPTLWPEVPLWGNFAAAWNEAPFARYMGNSIFVAVSIVLLQTINSGMMAYALTHMKFRLKGVFAGVILFGYMVPATAVYLPGYLVLSELHLLNSYAGLILSNCVSIFSIFLIRQAFLQVSHELVEAGEVDGASHMRILWTILVPVTRSSFAVLALITFIDQYNNYFWPMLITKDPSLQLVSAGLRSFFVEGGAYGLKWPLIMAASAFTIAPLLLVFLLAQKTIMQSVNMTAGSSKG
- a CDS encoding ABC transporter substrate-binding protein encodes the protein MNVFKRLSAVSLIAGLSVLTACGGNAAPGNASTADGAAAAVPAANAAPAGGAPVTIEFWYGLGGKLGENMESLIQKFNASQQEVVVKGIVQGDYTETEQKLQAAIAAGQVPAVVLSSNIAWARKGYYAPMDELIAKQPDFNKEDFVQTFLNQGQVDGKQYFLPMYGSTQVMYYRKDAFAKSGIDASQIKTWEDLAAAAKKMTVSEGGKTTFYGWEPMWGSGNMIDAALSKGGSILSEDGTRVTIDSPEWIDTWEFFRKSIHDDKIMRIHSGGQGWEYWYKTIDDVMKGQAAGYTGSSGDQGDLDFSVVSAMEQPGWAGAGEGKPVAGASMAGIPAQAGDAEKQAAMKWLTYFTSSENTAFWSIQTGYISVRQSALQDPAFVAFSESNPQIKIPLQQAAHASAPFQDPTGGKINDALKIAADKVQIENIPAADALKEAQQTAQAALDKLK
- a CDS encoding HAD family hydrolase, encoding MIELNTPQGDYPVSAILFDKDGTLLQFVSLWGSWGECFLDQFARGLEQRGLSFPEQHRSSLLGTVHDAAGKITDYDRNGPLAMGTMNDLYAILSWQGYTLGLSWAEAVELVDSCRNGADVMLEQSRPVRPLPGLVPFLDACAAQGIPMAVVTADETAAAESHLRWLGIRQYFTAVIGTDQVERGKPFPDMALLACGRLGVSPAEAAVIGDTNGDMRMAAAAGAAAAIGIAGGVTAGLTASAAAEGPAAHAGGIGQAASRVSAAADAAASGSGDAHGAADAGRSGLAAAMQAAGTLLPDADCVISSYSELSVRRMAR
- a CDS encoding multidrug efflux SMR transporter yields the protein MAWVFLALAIVFELSGTVSMKLSHGLTRPWPSVLMFLFYGISFTSLSIALTSIKVGVAYAVWSGAGILLISLAGVLFFEERLSGSSLLWVTVIVAGIVGLNISAKGH
- a CDS encoding metallophosphoesterase translates to MNTSATTGVTEPLLTFQIITDTHVTADPEHEYNQNFGRALQDLALHAQGSSGIMHIGDITNNGFPEEYEEVQRILEQHQASLPQIRYTLGNHDVGLGHWESRLAMYTSRMGMPGPYHDHWIGGYHFIFLGTEEGLQTFCNLSDGQLQWLDRKLGERAPDKPEANSYLQPHTEQASLPDQPVFLFLHQPLKDTVAGSLESQEWYGVTQDQELRTILSRHPQTLLFTGHTHWELEVGNTMYPGNGQTATMFNAASVAYLWTDADEHKNGSQGYYIEVYADKVLVRGRDFTTGTWIEAAQYEVAYPVSALR
- a CDS encoding MetQ/NlpA family ABC transporter substrate-binding protein, which gives rise to MKRTGKRMTTTFALVLLVMTLALAGCGNNKEAEETPAATSTGPVKIKVASLIPPMTDILDIVKPILKEEGVDMEVVVLSDNVQPNEALANKEVDANFFQHVPYMEQFNASKGAKLVPVQPVYDAIYGGYSKRFKNIADLPEGATLVMANDPSNIGRSLQMFADAGLITLKDGIGIQATQADITANPKNYKFEEVDLLMLARMLDDADLVAMTPAYASPLGLTPKKDALITEREDSAFTITLVAREDNKDSEAIQKLAKAISGPEVKKFLEDNYADIALPAFK
- a CDS encoding methionine ABC transporter permease, whose amino-acid sequence is MFESMLKYQDQMWQSIGETFVMVGISIGAALLLGLPLGTLLYFCRKGQLYENRGLSLVLNSIVNVVRSFPFLLLVVALIPFTRLVVGTAIGTLAATVPLSIVAIAYYSRLVEQSLLEVPRGTIEAALSMGASKPGMIFKFLYVEARSGLVLGLTASTISFISFSTVMGVVGGGGVGDFAIRYGYQRFETEVMIYAILVMIVLVQLIQFTGSTIARLLDKR
- a CDS encoding ATP-binding cassette domain-containing protein encodes the protein MLSLSQVSKSFTLKDGPYKAVDQVSLEVQAGAIHGIIGASGAGKSTLLRLINLLERPDAGMVTVDGQRLTELPDKELRRQRQRIGMIFQHFNLIGNATVSRNVAISLELAGVPRAGRMKRVEECLQFVGLADKAGQYPAQLSGGQRQRVAIARALANSPKLLLCDEPTSALDPGTTADILEVLRHINASMGVTIVIVTHELDVVRSICSEVSVMEGGRIVDSFSRGEGGFLPPGTHSGSFRERITGRTGAADV
- a CDS encoding carbohydrate ABC transporter permease; translation: MADNRQITPGQQAGFTAKRNLGTGRLEPFLFTSFNTVFMVCLVVVTLYPFINTIAVSFNEGNDTIRGGIYLWPRQWTFQNYKAIFATGTIFDAFLISVARTVVSTLLNIFLTTMLAYTLSRREYVFRKFITVIFVLTMYFSAGLIPNYFLIKDLGMLNSFWVYVIPSMISAFNMIVIRTYIGTIPESLMESARIDGAGDFKIFMRVVFPLCKPVLATIALFVAVGAWNAWFDAFIYTSSKQHLSTLQYELMKLLSSTMNSNGNPTVTNGVGMDQNSARAMVTPISIRAAITVVASVPILLVYPFMQKYFVVGLNVGSVKE
- a CDS encoding ABC transporter permease subunit, with amino-acid sequence MDETLEIDTGVRRPKKNKRKKQPITWRVIKNQNQLIWMSVPLMLYIILFAYVPVWGWTMAFQNYRPAKSFGEQEWVGLKQFKFLFTDDNFIRVLRNTLAMGVINLILGFVTAIVLALLLNEIKKVFWKRTVQTISYLPHFLSWIIVTGIVATSLSINDGIVNIVLMKLHLIKEPILWLSEGKYFWGIVGASHVWKEVGWNTIIYLAAIASIDPALYEAAEIDGANRYKKMMHVTLPGIKATIVILMIMSIGHVLEAGFEVQYLLGNGLVVDWAETIDIFVLKYGLAQGNYSLATAGGIFKTVVSVTLLLMANGISKRLGEERLL